The following are encoded in a window of Clostridium thermarum genomic DNA:
- the rd gene encoding rubredoxin has protein sequence MKKYVCIACGYIYDPAEGDPDNGVEPGTAFEDVPEDWLCPLCGVGKDQFEEVEE, from the coding sequence ATGAAAAAATATGTTTGTATTGCATGTGGATATATCTATGACCCAGCAGAGGGAGATCCAGATAATGGAGTAGAACCAGGAACTGCTTTTGAAGATGTTCCAGAAGATTGGCTTTGCCCACTTTGCGGTGTAGGTAAGGATCAGTTTGAAGAGGTTGAAGAATAA
- a CDS encoding polyphosphate polymerase domain-containing protein: METNINTPAERRVRVAIEVFNRKENKYILSQDQYDRIQEVLIQYMELDEYNRNHEFYTISNIYYDTIDDQLIRNSLSKPAYKEKLRLRAYGVPKEDEKVFLEIKKKVCGLVNKRRIRLKLNEAYEFVATGKLPEFKNYMNKQVLKEIEYMLRIYKVEPKLYLAYDRKALFSKESRDLRITFDTNIRSRRYDLKLESGDYGEGLLEKGQWLMEIKAEKTFPLWLAQLLSEEKIYKQSFSKYGTEYKRMIAREKTKKERKQYV; encoded by the coding sequence ATGGAGACAAACATAAATACACCGGCAGAGAGGAGAGTTAGAGTGGCAATAGAGGTCTTTAACAGAAAAGAAAATAAATACATTTTATCTCAGGATCAGTATGATAGAATCCAAGAAGTTCTTATTCAATATATGGAACTGGATGAATATAACAGAAACCATGAGTTTTATACCATAAGCAATATTTATTATGATACAATTGATGATCAATTAATCAGAAACTCCTTATCAAAACCCGCTTATAAAGAAAAGCTGAGGCTTAGGGCTTATGGGGTACCAAAAGAAGATGAAAAGGTGTTTCTTGAGATAAAGAAAAAAGTTTGCGGCCTTGTCAACAAAAGAAGAATCAGACTAAAGCTAAATGAGGCTTATGAATTTGTAGCTACAGGAAAACTGCCGGAGTTTAAGAATTATATGAACAAGCAGGTACTTAAGGAAATTGAGTATATGTTAAGGATCTATAAGGTTGAACCCAAGCTCTACTTAGCCTATGACAGAAAGGCTTTATTCAGCAAGGAGAGCAGAGATCTGAGAATAACCTTTGATACAAATATTAGAAGCAGAAGGTATGATCTCAAATTGGAAAGTGGAGATTATGGTGAAGGACTTTTGGAGAAGGGGCAATGGCTCATGGAGATAAAGGCGGAGAAAACCTTTCCCCTATGGCTTGCACAGCTATTATCAGAGGAAAAGATATATAAGCAAAGTTTTTCTAAGTATGGAACAGAATATAAAAGAATGATAGCTAGAGAAAAAACAAAGAAGGAGAGAAAGCAATATGTTTGA
- a CDS encoding cation diffusion facilitator family transporter: MESTSMMADGFHSLSDGSSNIVGLIGIWFASKPVDKDYPYGHSKFETLAGLFIGVMLSAVGINIINGGVQRFINPVELSINLESIITLIITLVINIFVSSYEYKKGREYHSQILVSDSLHTRADIFVSVGVLATVIGIRLGAPAIIDPIASLIVAGFIFYAAVEIFRETSGVIVDKAPVDSERVKDVVTELLEVKDVHYIGAILLQG, from the coding sequence ATTGAGAGTACGAGTATGATGGCAGATGGATTTCATTCCTTATCAGACGGGTCCTCAAATATTGTTGGCCTTATCGGAATTTGGTTTGCATCAAAGCCGGTGGATAAAGACTATCCCTACGGCCACAGTAAATTTGAAACCTTGGCAGGACTTTTTATAGGGGTAATGTTGTCAGCAGTTGGAATAAATATTATCAATGGTGGGGTTCAGAGATTTATTAATCCTGTAGAGCTAAGTATTAATCTTGAGAGTATTATTACTTTAATTATAACCCTGGTTATCAATATTTTTGTCAGTAGCTATGAGTATAAGAAGGGAAGGGAGTATCATAGTCAGATACTTGTCTCAGATTCACTTCATACCCGAGCAGATATATTTGTATCTGTAGGGGTACTTGCTACTGTTATAGGTATAAGGCTTGGGGCCCCAGCTATTATTGATCCTATTGCCTCTCTTATAGTGGCAGGTTTTATTTTTTATGCTGCTGTTGAGATTTTTAGAGAAACCAGCGGAGTCATAGTTGATAAAGCTCCGGTGGATTCGGAGAGGGTAAAAGATGTGGTCACTGAGCTTCTGGAAGTGAAGGATGTCCATTATATTGGAGCCATATTATTACAGGGCTGA
- a CDS encoding DUF4956 domain-containing protein codes for MFESLYNSLSNTTATGTAISLKDAILTILISFILGAIISITYMKTSNKGGYSQNFSLTLIIVPTVIAIIVLLIGSNVARAFSLAGAFSIIRFRSAPGDSKDISYVLFAMAAGLACGVGVFGYAVLFTVFLCLLMFFLNLINFGAKKTVKKLLKITIPENLNYEGVFDDIFEKYTKNYELIKVKTTDLGSLFQLVYTVDMNTETSQKEFLDNLRSRNGNLNITLSLYADNEGLGI; via the coding sequence ATGTTTGAATCATTATACAACAGCTTATCCAACACAACAGCAACTGGCACAGCAATTTCTTTAAAAGATGCCATTTTAACTATATTAATATCCTTTATTTTAGGAGCAATAATCAGTATTACCTATATGAAAACTTCAAACAAAGGTGGTTATTCTCAAAACTTTTCATTGACCTTGATAATTGTACCTACTGTTATAGCAATAATCGTTCTGTTGATAGGAAGTAATGTGGCAAGGGCCTTCAGTTTAGCAGGAGCCTTTTCAATCATAAGATTTAGAAGCGCACCTGGTGATTCAAAAGATATATCCTATGTCCTCTTTGCTATGGCAGCTGGATTGGCTTGTGGCGTAGGGGTCTTCGGATATGCAGTCCTCTTTACAGTTTTCCTGTGCCTGCTGATGTTCTTCTTAAACTTAATTAACTTCGGAGCAAAGAAAACTGTTAAAAAGCTTCTGAAGATAACAATACCGGAAAATCTGAATTATGAGGGAGTCTTTGATGACATCTTTGAAAAATATACTAAGAACTATGAGTTAATAAAAGTTAAAACTACAGATTTGGGAAGCTTATTTCAGCTTGTTTATACAGTAGATATGAATACCGAAACAAGTCAAAAGGAATTTCTTGATAATTTAAGGTCCAGAAACGGAAATTTAAATATTACATTATCCCTATATGCAGATAATGAGGGATTAGGCATATAG
- a CDS encoding response regulator transcription factor — translation MRILLVEDEIPLAEALAQILRKNNYTVDMVHDGEIGLDNAFSDIYDLIILDIMLPKMDGLTVLKNIRKEGLGVPVILLTAKGEITDKVAGLDSGADDYLAKPFATEELLARIRAVARRKGEVIQNSTLKFGDIELNPSTLKLSTSTKEVKLILKESELLELLINRKNSATSKELIIEKLWGFDSEVEHNHVEVYISFLRKKLAFLNSKVIISTVRGVGYILEMQKDK, via the coding sequence ATGAGAATACTATTAGTAGAAGATGAAATCCCTTTAGCGGAGGCATTGGCACAAATATTAAGAAAAAACAATTATACCGTAGATATGGTTCACGACGGTGAAATAGGATTAGATAATGCATTTAGTGACATTTACGATTTGATTATATTAGACATTATGCTTCCTAAGATGGATGGCCTAACTGTTCTGAAAAATATAAGAAAGGAAGGTCTGGGAGTACCGGTAATACTTCTCACCGCAAAGGGGGAAATCACCGATAAGGTTGCCGGCCTTGACAGCGGTGCTGATGATTATCTGGCAAAACCCTTTGCCACTGAGGAACTACTGGCTAGGATACGTGCAGTGGCCAGACGTAAAGGAGAGGTAATTCAAAATAGTACATTAAAATTTGGAGACATCGAATTAAATCCTTCAACCCTTAAATTATCCACCTCTACTAAGGAGGTAAAACTCATATTGAAAGAAAGTGAGCTGCTTGAACTCCTTATTAACCGAAAGAACTCTGCTACTTCAAAGGAATTAATTATAGAAAAGCTTTGGGGATTTGATTCTGAAGTGGAGCACAATCACGTAGAGGTCTATATTTCTTTTTTGAGAAAAAAGCTGGCCTTCTTAAATTCAAAGGTCATTATAAGTACTGTCCGAGGTGTGGGCTATATTTTAGAAATGCAAAAGGACAAATGA
- a CDS encoding sensor histidine kinase: MFKELKKKFLMLNLVIISVTMLAAFLTIYLITYNNTRREIDMELRKLSEFNRKPTDGFMDRPGMNLSDFDQTPPKRSVSFVVYTDSKGNKLATSSIFELEDIFYETAKNIALSKNTEKGRLKLDGTHWAYMKTTYFDGYKITFLDISDSQGILTRLIYTFAAVAAVMLIVIYFISRFFANRSIEPIKEAFDKQKQFIGDASHELKTPLSVINTNVDVLLANSDDTISDQSRWLYYIKSEVERMARLTNDLLYLTQVDYSETKMIFSEFNLSEAVESVLLTMEAMIFENNIYLDYDIEPNITIKGNSEQFKQVVMILLDNALKYTNPKGKVTMVLKKNHNNVILTVSNTGKGIPEEHLPKIFDRFYRIDKSRARNSGGYGLGLAIAKTIVQQHGGKISVKSIENELTTFTIEL, from the coding sequence ATGTTTAAAGAGCTTAAAAAGAAATTTCTCATGCTTAATTTAGTAATAATATCCGTGACTATGCTTGCAGCTTTTCTAACCATCTATTTAATAACCTATAATAACACCAGAAGAGAAATTGACATGGAGCTAAGGAAGCTATCTGAATTCAATCGTAAGCCCACTGATGGTTTTATGGATCGCCCTGGTATGAATTTATCAGATTTTGACCAGACACCCCCAAAACGCTCCGTTTCATTTGTAGTTTATACCGATAGCAAAGGTAATAAGCTTGCAACCTCTTCTATTTTTGAATTAGAAGATATTTTCTATGAAACCGCAAAAAATATAGCTTTGTCAAAGAATACTGAGAAAGGCCGTTTAAAATTGGATGGTACCCATTGGGCCTATATGAAAACTACCTACTTTGACGGATACAAAATAACTTTTTTGGATATCTCGGATAGTCAAGGAATTTTGACCAGACTGATATATACCTTTGCAGCAGTGGCAGCAGTGATGCTCATAGTCATTTACTTTATCAGCCGCTTCTTTGCAAACCGATCCATTGAGCCTATAAAGGAAGCTTTTGACAAGCAGAAACAGTTTATTGGTGATGCTTCTCATGAGCTTAAAACTCCCTTATCTGTAATAAATACAAATGTAGATGTGCTGTTGGCTAATAGTGACGATACTATCAGCGATCAGTCTAGATGGCTTTATTACATTAAATCAGAAGTGGAGAGGATGGCTCGGTTAACCAATGACTTACTATATTTAACCCAGGTGGATTATTCAGAAACAAAAATGATTTTCTCAGAATTCAATTTGAGTGAAGCTGTGGAAAGTGTGCTGCTCACCATGGAAGCAATGATTTTTGAAAATAATATATATTTAGATTATGACATAGAGCCCAATATAACTATTAAAGGTAACAGCGAACAGTTTAAACAGGTAGTGATGATATTATTGGATAATGCCTTAAAATACACCAATCCTAAAGGAAAGGTAACTATGGTATTAAAGAAAAATCATAACAACGTTATCTTGACAGTTTCCAATACCGGTAAAGGTATACCGGAAGAACATTTGCCCAAGATTTTTGATCGCTTTTACCGCATAGATAAGTCCCGTGCCAGAAACAGCGGAGGCTATGGCTTGGGCTTAGCCATTGCCAAGACCATCGTTCAGCAGCACGGCGGGAAGATTTCAGTGAAGAGTATTGAAAATGAACTTACCACCTTCACAATAGAATTATAA
- a CDS encoding chemotaxis protein CheX, which produces MEYINPFIEASLDVVNQTTGLKPTIGRVFTRSTPHIGNLVIIMIGITGEISGSVVLSLSKQLACRIASAMMFGMPVPELDEMAKSAIAELANMVMGHTANIFYKANMSIDITPPTVLTCENMELTPAKAVTVCVPLNFDDGESLHIDISYKEN; this is translated from the coding sequence GTGGAATACATAAATCCCTTTATTGAAGCAAGCTTAGATGTAGTAAACCAGACAACTGGACTAAAGCCAACAATTGGCAGGGTATTCACAAGAAGTACTCCACACATCGGAAATCTTGTTATTATTATGATAGGTATAACTGGTGAAATAAGTGGTAGTGTTGTACTCTCTCTGTCCAAGCAATTAGCATGTAGGATTGCCTCAGCTATGATGTTTGGGATGCCTGTGCCGGAGCTGGATGAAATGGCCAAAAGTGCAATAGCTGAGTTGGCTAATATGGTTATGGGGCACACTGCCAATATATTTTATAAAGCAAATATGTCTATAGATATTACTCCCCCAACTGTGTTAACCTGTGAAAACATGGAGCTGACTCCTGCCAAAGCTGTAACAGTTTGTGTACCGTTAAACTTTGATGACGGAGAATCCTTACACATAGATATAAGTTACAAAGAGAATTAG
- a CDS encoding transglutaminase-like domain-containing protein, which produces MKLLLGPINKNIIYITPKVLLVIGLIINMILTAKFYNITFIDPIIVLVVLLLGILIEHLYGVCLKKLYTKLAAAVLLVYFYIKVVSTWGIKSLQEYFAIIKDTNIKIFYSQEIPIYDIFPVALLLVIFIIVLVFAADRKLLGNWSIVAQFIYLTYVSYYSKGNRIFYIILIILSILYFSTNTYRRTKLQADRERLKFSVEAKKVCKNYIIASLAVFLIALGLVKVTGTKSLSELQEILRKNILKNVYTNMAKLYDISSYGFGDGDKLGGPLVANNEIMLRVKSDKAYYLRGTVKDYYTGEKWNITTSNYYIADRPDEKLLSRKVQEKLLGDALQYGFAEPKQITVYNERIKSTSLFTPYNTVLVTSDKKNIGTTRDNSFMLLEKNINHKYYNASFYESTTGFDNFEEFYNRNLKLDYGLILDNPENSTQAEYLKSLYWKCLQLPYNITDRTKELAEKIVSGGDGISDSLSIEGKIYRIMDFLRKNYTYETDVPNVPKGEEFTDYFLFELKKGYCTSFATAAVILCRLEGIPARYVEGFSMANTMDTDGLYVVRGNNAHAWCEVLVSAEYNLWAVLECTPPNYRVDSSIVVQGNKEIKMLLEKNDDKINLSKLIESEKDIGNKISALSSSFLETILKVGLVILLLLGFLLILYFSYQVIRDRKEVSRILKHNKINLLYYYIKNRLTALGIANSPNLSDQEYISRIIDKKLREYLEEIIGIYEKEYYGDRSEVNNYDKKKYLKQIEEYIRGSQNIFSYIVKKYDLDIRAYLKNNIKEN; this is translated from the coding sequence ATGAAATTACTCTTAGGCCCTATAAATAAAAATATTATATATATTACCCCTAAAGTACTATTGGTAATTGGCTTAATAATCAATATGATTTTAACAGCAAAGTTTTATAATATTACATTTATAGATCCCATCATAGTACTTGTTGTATTACTGCTAGGTATTTTAATAGAACATCTATATGGTGTATGCCTTAAAAAGTTATATACAAAACTTGCTGCTGCTGTTCTTTTAGTATATTTTTATATAAAAGTAGTAAGCACCTGGGGAATCAAATCCTTACAAGAATATTTTGCTATAATCAAAGACACAAATATAAAAATATTCTATAGTCAGGAGATACCTATATACGATATTTTCCCAGTTGCACTTTTACTGGTGATTTTTATTATCGTTTTGGTATTTGCTGCAGACAGGAAATTACTGGGCAATTGGTCTATTGTAGCTCAGTTTATATATTTAACTTATGTTTCCTATTATTCCAAGGGCAATAGAATATTTTATATTATATTAATTATACTTTCTATTTTATACTTTTCTACGAATACTTACAGGAGGACCAAGCTACAAGCAGATAGGGAGAGGTTAAAATTTTCAGTAGAAGCAAAAAAGGTGTGTAAAAATTATATTATAGCATCTCTTGCTGTTTTTCTCATAGCACTTGGTCTGGTTAAAGTAACGGGGACAAAAAGCTTATCGGAACTGCAGGAAATATTGAGAAAAAATATTTTAAAGAATGTATATACTAATATGGCCAAGCTATATGATATCAGTAGTTACGGCTTTGGTGACGGAGATAAATTAGGGGGACCATTAGTAGCTAACAATGAAATAATGCTGAGAGTAAAGAGTGATAAGGCCTATTATTTGCGGGGCACAGTAAAAGATTATTACACCGGAGAAAAGTGGAATATAACTACCAGTAATTATTATATAGCTGATAGGCCCGATGAAAAACTTTTAAGCAGAAAGGTGCAGGAAAAATTACTAGGTGATGCTCTGCAGTATGGATTTGCTGAACCTAAGCAAATAACGGTATATAACGAGAGAATAAAAAGCACATCTCTTTTTACTCCCTATAACACCGTCTTAGTCACTTCTGATAAAAAGAATATTGGTACAACTAGAGACAATAGCTTCATGTTATTGGAAAAAAATATTAACCATAAGTATTATAATGCCAGTTTCTATGAAAGTACTACAGGTTTTGATAACTTTGAAGAGTTTTATAACAGAAATCTTAAATTAGATTATGGTTTAATACTGGACAATCCTGAGAACAGCACACAGGCAGAATATCTGAAAAGCTTATACTGGAAGTGCTTACAGCTGCCCTATAATATCACAGACAGAACCAAGGAGTTGGCTGAAAAAATTGTTTCCGGTGGCGATGGTATTAGCGACAGCCTTAGTATTGAAGGAAAGATTTACAGAATAATGGACTTTTTGAGAAAGAACTACACTTATGAAACAGATGTGCCAAATGTGCCAAAAGGTGAAGAATTTACAGATTATTTTTTATTTGAGCTGAAAAAAGGATACTGCACATCCTTTGCTACAGCGGCAGTGATCTTGTGTAGGTTAGAGGGAATTCCTGCCAGATATGTGGAAGGCTTCAGCATGGCAAATACAATGGACACTGATGGTTTATATGTAGTACGGGGCAATAATGCTCATGCATGGTGTGAGGTCTTAGTTTCTGCAGAGTATAATCTGTGGGCTGTCTTAGAGTGTACACCTCCAAACTACAGGGTTGACAGCAGTATTGTAGTACAAGGCAACAAGGAAATTAAGATGCTGCTTGAGAAGAATGATGATAAAATTAATTTATCTAAGCTAATTGAAAGTGAAAAAGATATTGGCAATAAAATATCAGCATTATCCAGTTCGTTTTTGGAAACTATATTAAAGGTAGGCTTAGTAATATTATTGTTGCTTGGTTTTTTATTAATACTTTACTTCAGTTATCAAGTAATTAGAGATAGGAAAGAAGTAAGCCGAATCCTAAAACATAACAAGATTAATTTATTGTACTATTATATAAAGAATAGATTAACTGCACTTGGGATAGCAAATTCTCCAAACTTGTCAGACCAGGAATACATAAGCAGAATAATCGATAAAAAGTTAAGGGAATATTTAGAAGAAATTATAGGTATATATGAGAAAGAATATTATGGTGATAGATCAGAGGTCAATAACTATGATAAAAAGAAGTATTTAAAGCAAATTGAAGAATACATAAGAGGAAGCCAAAATATATTCTCATATATTGTGAAAAAATATGATTTAGATATAAGAGCATACTTAAAGAATAATATTAAAGAAAATTGA
- a CDS encoding homocysteine synthase, with translation MTERKFKFDTLQVHAGQKPDPTTGSRAVPIYQTTSYVFNDADHAANLFALKENGNIYTRIMNPTTDVFEQRIAALEGGVGALAVSSGSAAITYSILNIAGAGDEIVAASTLYGGTYNLFSTTLPKLGIKTVFVDPDDPENFKKAINEKTKALYLETIGNPGINLVDIEKVADIAHENGIPLIVDNTFGTPYLIRPIEFGADIVVHSATKFIGGHGTSIGGVIVDGGKFDWAASGKFPGFTEPDPSYHGIKYYEALGPLAFIIKARVQLLRDTGAALSPFNSFLFLQGLETLSLRIEKHVSNTRKIVEFLDNHPLVSWVNYPELEGNKYYDLAKKYLPKGPGSIFTFGIKGGLEAGRKFINSLELFSLLANVADAKSLVIHPASTTHAQLSEEQQLAAGVTPDMIRLSIGIEDVEDLIADLDEALRKAADV, from the coding sequence ATGACAGAAAGAAAATTCAAATTTGACACACTACAGGTACACGCAGGCCAAAAGCCTGATCCAACTACAGGATCAAGGGCGGTTCCAATTTATCAAACCACTTCATATGTATTCAATGATGCGGACCATGCAGCAAATTTATTTGCTCTTAAAGAAAATGGCAATATATATACCAGAATAATGAATCCAACCACAGATGTGTTCGAGCAGAGGATTGCAGCCTTAGAAGGTGGGGTAGGGGCTTTAGCGGTGAGTTCAGGTTCTGCTGCCATCACGTACTCTATACTAAATATAGCCGGTGCCGGGGATGAAATAGTAGCGGCAAGTACACTTTATGGCGGAACTTACAACTTATTTTCTACTACCCTTCCAAAGCTTGGAATCAAAACGGTATTTGTAGATCCTGATGACCCGGAGAACTTTAAAAAGGCAATTAATGAGAAAACTAAGGCACTTTACCTTGAAACCATAGGAAATCCGGGAATAAATCTTGTGGATATAGAAAAGGTTGCTGATATAGCCCATGAAAATGGTATCCCACTAATTGTGGACAATACCTTTGGTACCCCTTATCTTATTAGGCCAATTGAGTTTGGGGCAGATATAGTGGTACATTCCGCAACAAAGTTTATTGGCGGACATGGAACTTCCATTGGCGGAGTGATTGTTGACGGAGGTAAGTTTGATTGGGCTGCCAGCGGCAAGTTTCCAGGCTTTACAGAGCCTGACCCAAGTTATCATGGAATTAAGTACTATGAAGCGCTGGGACCCTTGGCTTTCATCATAAAGGCAAGAGTACAGTTGCTGAGAGATACCGGAGCAGCCTTAAGTCCCTTCAACAGTTTCCTATTCCTTCAGGGCTTAGAAACGCTGTCGCTGAGAATTGAAAAACATGTTTCCAATACCAGAAAAATTGTGGAATTTCTAGATAATCATCCACTGGTATCATGGGTAAACTACCCGGAACTTGAGGGCAATAAATATTATGACTTGGCAAAGAAATATCTGCCTAAGGGACCAGGTTCCATCTTCACTTTTGGCATAAAAGGGGGCTTAGAAGCCGGAAGAAAGTTTATAAACAGCCTTGAGCTTTTCTCACTGCTGGCCAATGTGGCAGACGCAAAATCCCTGGTAATACACCCTGCAAGTACAACCCATGCCCAGCTTTCAGAAGAGCAGCAATTAGCCGCTGGAGTCACTCCTGACATGATAAGACTTTCCATTGGTATTGAGGATGTAGAGGACCTTATTGCAGATTTAGATGAGGCATTAAGAAAGGCTGCAGACGTATAA
- a CDS encoding AAA family ATPase, translating into MIQKELVKKIISNVEKSILGKGHEITDIVKGILAGGHILMEDVPGVGKTTLAKALAKTVNLQCKRIQCTPDLLPSDILGVSIYNQKSQQFEFKKGPVFTNILLADEINRTSPKTQSALLEVMEEEQVSDGNETYYLEAPFIVIATQNPVEQQGTFMLPEAQLDRFMIKVKLGYVDAETESNILETLNERKETLEPIVDGKDILELQRQVRKVHAAKPLLDYIVNIIQYSRVSKYIALGGSTRASIALLRTSQAMAFINGRDYIIPDDVKKNVYQVLCHRIILSPVARANSMNEMDVVSDILDRISIPRY; encoded by the coding sequence ATGATACAAAAAGAGTTAGTGAAAAAGATAATCAGTAATGTGGAAAAATCCATTTTAGGTAAGGGTCATGAAATCACTGATATTGTAAAGGGCATTTTAGCCGGTGGACATATTCTCATGGAGGATGTACCGGGTGTGGGAAAGACTACACTGGCAAAAGCATTAGCTAAGACCGTAAACCTTCAATGTAAGAGAATACAGTGTACACCGGACTTACTTCCTTCAGACATACTAGGAGTATCCATATACAACCAGAAAAGTCAGCAGTTTGAATTTAAGAAGGGACCGGTTTTTACAAATATACTCTTGGCGGATGAGATAAACAGAACATCGCCCAAGACTCAGTCGGCTCTATTAGAGGTTATGGAAGAAGAACAAGTATCCGATGGCAACGAAACCTACTATCTGGAGGCTCCTTTTATAGTTATTGCCACACAAAATCCAGTGGAGCAGCAAGGTACCTTTATGTTGCCGGAAGCTCAATTGGACAGATTTATGATAAAGGTGAAGCTAGGCTATGTAGATGCTGAAACGGAGAGTAATATATTAGAAACCTTGAATGAAAGAAAAGAAACTCTTGAACCCATCGTAGATGGAAAGGATATATTGGAGCTTCAGAGGCAAGTGAGGAAGGTTCATGCAGCTAAACCTCTATTGGATTATATTGTAAATATAATCCAATACAGCAGAGTAAGCAAATATATTGCCTTAGGCGGAAGTACAAGAGCATCTATCGCCTTATTAAGGACTTCTCAAGCCATGGCTTTTATTAATGGAAGAGACTATATTATACCGGATGATGTAAAGAAAAATGTATATCAGGTACTATGCCATAGAATTATTTTATCCCCCGTGGCTAGGGCTAATAGTATGAATGAAATGGATGTTGTAAGTGATATCCTTGACCGAATCAGTATTCCGAGGTACTAG
- a CDS encoding DUF58 domain-containing protein, translating into MIRVNKYYAVLMLTMMGLVLLIGGDFLYLAFYTALIITFFSLAYILIVKYALKFQVEFKRDYYSTGDSCESIIKLNFDFLLPIPYLKVKSDILKYSEGEHTGEVTNMNYDEDKWIKRKITFNKRGLYYIGKAYIEVSDIFKIFTYIKHEDKNINVKVYPKIYKIDYIDIGGKDIFLEKYDKHSTNEDQSIIKDVRKYRLGDSLKKVHWKISAKLGELYVKNTETISGEQYVVLVDMNKENYNYEDVFVEERVVELASSILHYLSEREINADVYFNKKNMMVKQVMNKQTFDEFMDFIVTEKSDGELCIQEFIYSIISRIHRSNKMLLVLPDLKANIVENTLALRDMGFDVSVFYCVETGNNEEYRCRLQMAGISCTGISEIMNCET; encoded by the coding sequence ATGATAAGAGTCAATAAATATTATGCTGTTCTGATGTTAACCATGATGGGACTAGTACTTTTAATTGGCGGAGACTTCCTTTATCTGGCCTTTTACACAGCTCTTATTATAACTTTCTTTTCATTGGCATACATATTAATCGTTAAGTATGCCCTTAAATTTCAAGTTGAGTTTAAAAGAGATTACTATTCCACTGGAGATTCCTGTGAAAGTATTATAAAACTTAATTTTGATTTTCTGCTGCCTATCCCATACTTGAAAGTAAAAAGTGATATCCTTAAGTACAGTGAAGGTGAGCATACCGGCGAAGTAACAAATATGAACTATGATGAAGATAAATGGATAAAAAGAAAAATTACATTTAATAAAAGGGGTCTCTATTATATAGGAAAGGCATATATTGAAGTGTCTGATATCTTTAAAATATTTACTTACATTAAGCATGAGGACAAGAACATTAATGTAAAGGTATATCCCAAAATTTATAAGATAGATTATATTGACATCGGTGGAAAAGACATATTTCTTGAAAAGTATGATAAACATTCCACCAACGAAGACCAGTCCATTATTAAAGATGTGAGAAAGTATAGGCTTGGTGATAGTTTAAAAAAGGTTCATTGGAAAATAAGTGCAAAGTTAGGAGAACTATATGTTAAGAATACTGAGACCATATCCGGTGAGCAATACGTAGTTTTAGTGGACATGAATAAGGAAAATTACAATTATGAGGATGTTTTTGTTGAGGAAAGGGTTGTAGAGTTGGCATCATCCATTCTGCATTATCTTTCTGAAAGAGAGATAAATGCAGATGTATATTTCAACAAAAAGAATATGATGGTAAAACAGGTAATGAATAAGCAGACTTTTGATGAATTTATGGATTTTATTGTTACAGAGAAAAGTGATGGAGAGTTGTGCATTCAGGAGTTTATCTACTCAATCATCAGCCGTATTCATAGAAGCAATAAAATGCTTTTGGTCTTACCGGACTTAAAAGCAAATATAGTGGAGAATACCTTAGCTTTAAGAGATATGGGGTTTGATGTCTCTGTGTTCTATTGTGTTGAGACTGGTAACAATGAAGAATATAGGTGTAGACTGCAGATGGCAGGAATAAGCTGCACAGGAATAAGTGAAATCATGAATTGTGAAACCTAA